A single window of Actinoallomurus bryophytorum DNA harbors:
- a CDS encoding DeoR/GlpR family DNA-binding transcription regulator: MSDLQGAADGRKPVFGAERRVRILELLRANGTLSLRQLAEAVQSSEVTVRRDVRALEADGLLDRHHGGASLPGELSHEPTHLQKAQVAKAEKGAIADLAAALVEDGDAVVIGPGTTTHALAQRLTGHTDLTVVTNSLLVAQALSASPRIEVVMTGGTLRGPVQALVGSAAERSLAGLRVRRAFISGNGLTAERGLSTPSMQVASTDKALAASAEEVVVLADHTKIGVDTMVQTVATDRIDHLVTGDAAPQEELHELGVRGVRLHVARPQA, from the coding sequence GTGAGCGACCTCCAGGGAGCGGCGGACGGTCGCAAGCCCGTCTTCGGTGCCGAGCGGCGCGTGCGGATCCTCGAGCTTCTCCGCGCGAACGGCACGTTGTCCCTGCGGCAGCTAGCCGAGGCCGTGCAGTCTTCCGAGGTCACCGTGCGCCGCGACGTACGCGCGCTGGAGGCCGACGGGCTGCTGGACCGTCATCACGGCGGTGCGTCCCTGCCCGGCGAGTTGTCCCACGAGCCGACCCACCTGCAGAAGGCGCAGGTCGCGAAGGCGGAGAAGGGGGCGATCGCGGATCTCGCCGCCGCGCTCGTGGAGGACGGCGACGCCGTGGTGATCGGGCCGGGCACCACGACCCACGCGCTCGCGCAGCGGCTGACCGGTCACACCGATCTGACGGTCGTGACCAACTCGCTCCTCGTGGCGCAGGCCCTCTCGGCCTCGCCGCGCATCGAGGTGGTGATGACCGGCGGCACGCTGCGTGGCCCCGTCCAGGCCCTGGTGGGCAGCGCCGCCGAGCGATCGCTCGCCGGGCTGCGGGTGCGCCGCGCCTTCATCTCCGGCAACGGGCTCACCGCCGAACGCGGCCTCTCGACGCCGAGCATGCAGGTGGCCAGCACGGACAAGGCGCTCGCGGCATCAGCCGAGGAGGTCGTGGTGCTCGCGGACCACACCAAGATCGGGGTGGACACCATGGTGCAGACGGTGGCCACGGACCGCATCGACCACCTGGTCACGGGCGACGCGGCGCCTCAGGAGGAGCTGCACGAGCTGGGGGTCCGCGGCGTACGCCTCCATGTCGCCCGCCCGCAGGCCTGA
- a CDS encoding sugar ABC transporter ATP-binding protein gives MVHQALEAAAVVKAFPGMLALDHVSLSLARGEVHALAGENGAGKSTLVKVLTGVHRPDGGRLRRLGEPLRLDGTLDARRAGIGAVYQDDNAIPSMSIARNLFLGDEPRGRFGLIDTALMHERAAAILRAYGVPADVRRPLGSLGAGAQKLVALARVVTGGAQVIVMDEPTAVMEPPEVRTLFRVVCELREQGRSVLYVSHRLEELYEICDQVTLLREGRVVHTGPLTALGRRGLVSLMLGRPPARLPAAQQAGAHERPGDPPYLRATGLTRRHALADVSIELRQGEVLGLGGLLGAGRTETAKAIAGALTLDAGQVTVAGAPLRNRSITGAIRAGVSLLPENRKTEGIIPSLSIRDNISLAALPRLSRFGVVSGARIDRMVDTFMRRLQIKATSPHQKVAELSSGNQQKVLLARWLAMRPKVLLLDEPTRGIDVGAKAELQDLLDELAVDGLAILLISSDLEELVNGCDRVVVLRDGAVAAELTGLDVTEEGIIAAMASAVPRRR, from the coding sequence GTGGTACACCAAGCCCTCGAAGCCGCCGCGGTCGTGAAGGCGTTTCCCGGCATGCTCGCCCTCGACCATGTCTCACTCTCCCTCGCCCGCGGCGAGGTGCACGCCCTCGCCGGTGAGAACGGCGCGGGCAAGTCCACGCTCGTGAAGGTCCTCACCGGCGTCCATCGCCCGGACGGGGGGCGGCTCCGCCGCCTCGGCGAGCCGCTGCGGCTCGACGGCACCCTCGACGCGCGGCGGGCCGGGATCGGGGCCGTCTACCAGGACGACAACGCGATCCCCTCGATGAGCATCGCCCGCAACCTGTTCCTCGGTGACGAGCCCCGCGGCCGGTTCGGCCTCATCGACACCGCCCTTATGCACGAGCGGGCGGCCGCCATCCTGCGCGCGTACGGTGTGCCCGCCGACGTGCGCCGTCCGCTGGGATCGCTCGGCGCCGGCGCGCAGAAGCTCGTGGCGCTCGCCCGGGTGGTGACCGGCGGCGCGCAGGTGATCGTCATGGATGAGCCCACAGCCGTGATGGAGCCGCCGGAGGTGCGGACGCTGTTCCGCGTCGTCTGTGAGCTGCGAGAACAGGGCCGGTCCGTGCTGTACGTGAGCCACCGGCTGGAGGAGCTGTACGAGATCTGCGACCAGGTCACCCTCCTGCGGGAGGGCAGGGTCGTGCACACCGGTCCGCTGACCGCCCTCGGCCGCCGTGGCCTCGTGTCGCTCATGCTCGGCCGGCCTCCCGCCCGCCTGCCGGCGGCCCAGCAGGCCGGGGCGCACGAGCGCCCCGGCGACCCGCCCTACCTGCGGGCCACCGGGCTGACCCGGCGGCACGCTCTCGCCGACGTCTCGATCGAGCTCCGCCAGGGCGAGGTGCTGGGGCTCGGCGGGCTCCTCGGCGCCGGCCGTACGGAGACGGCCAAGGCCATCGCGGGCGCGCTGACGCTCGACGCCGGGCAGGTGACGGTCGCGGGTGCCCCTCTGCGCAACCGCTCCATCACCGGGGCCATCCGCGCCGGCGTCAGTCTGCTCCCGGAGAACCGCAAGACCGAGGGCATCATCCCGAGCCTGTCGATCCGCGACAACATCAGCCTGGCCGCACTGCCGCGCCTGTCGCGGTTCGGTGTCGTCTCCGGCGCCCGCATCGACCGGATGGTCGACACCTTCATGCGGCGGCTGCAGATCAAGGCGACCTCGCCGCACCAGAAGGTCGCGGAGCTGTCCAGCGGCAACCAGCAGAAGGTGCTCCTGGCCCGCTGGCTCGCCATGCGGCCCAAGGTCCTCCTGCTCGACGAGCCGACCCGCGGCATCGACGTCGGGGCGAAGGCCGAGCTTCAGGACCTCCTGGACGAGCTGGCCGTGGACGGCCTCGCGATCCTGCTGATCTCCTCGGACCTGGAGGAGCTCGTCAACGGCTGTGACCGCGTCGTCGTCCTGCGCGACGGCGCCGTCGCGGCCGAGCTCACCGGGCTCGACGTCACCGAGGAGGGCATCATCGCCGCGATGGCCTCGGCGGTTCCGCGACGCCGATGA
- a CDS encoding ABC transporter substrate-binding protein yields MTVPSRRGVRAAALVAVLTVAAAGCAKSEDDKQPGAQDTQGQQQVVQTPSGSAPSCTISKFGATKFDLKSGTVGFSQSEKEANPFRIAETASIKAEAKKLGIGGLKATNGQSQFNKQISDVQQLIAQGAQALIIAPLNSDGWEPVLQQASAKHIPIITVDRQINATACKDYVTFIGSNFYEQGKRAADQMAKALGGKGKVAILLGASGNNVTTDRTNGFKDEIKQKAPGIQITFQQTAEFTREKGQQVTEQLIQSNPDVNGLYAENDEMGLGAVTALKGAGKKAGQIKIVTVDGTRQAVSQIPSGWISAVIESNPRFGPLAFQTLTRFLGGEAIPDKVIISDREYDASNAEQSVSSAF; encoded by the coding sequence ATGACCGTCCCTTCGCGCCGTGGCGTACGTGCCGCCGCGCTCGTCGCCGTACTGACCGTCGCCGCCGCCGGTTGCGCCAAGTCCGAGGACGACAAGCAGCCCGGCGCGCAGGACACGCAGGGTCAGCAGCAGGTCGTCCAGACCCCGTCGGGCAGCGCCCCGTCCTGCACGATCTCCAAGTTCGGGGCGACGAAGTTCGACCTGAAGAGCGGGACGGTCGGGTTCTCCCAGTCCGAGAAGGAGGCGAACCCGTTCCGCATCGCCGAGACCGCCTCGATCAAGGCCGAGGCGAAGAAGCTGGGCATCGGCGGCCTGAAGGCGACGAACGGGCAGTCGCAGTTCAACAAGCAGATCAGCGACGTGCAGCAGCTCATCGCGCAGGGGGCGCAGGCGCTCATCATCGCGCCGCTCAATTCCGACGGGTGGGAGCCGGTGCTCCAGCAGGCCTCCGCCAAGCACATCCCGATCATCACGGTCGACCGCCAGATCAACGCGACGGCGTGCAAGGACTACGTGACGTTCATCGGGTCGAACTTCTACGAGCAGGGCAAGCGCGCGGCCGACCAGATGGCGAAGGCGCTCGGCGGGAAGGGCAAGGTCGCCATCCTGCTCGGCGCGTCGGGCAACAACGTCACCACGGACCGGACCAACGGCTTCAAGGACGAGATCAAGCAGAAGGCGCCCGGGATCCAGATCACCTTCCAGCAGACCGCCGAGTTCACCCGTGAGAAGGGCCAGCAGGTCACCGAGCAGCTGATCCAGAGCAACCCGGACGTGAACGGCCTCTACGCCGAGAACGACGAGATGGGCCTCGGCGCGGTGACGGCTCTCAAGGGCGCCGGCAAGAAGGCCGGCCAGATCAAGATCGTGACGGTGGACGGCACCCGGCAGGCCGTGTCGCAGATCCCGAGCGGCTGGATCTCGGCCGTCATCGAGAGCAACCCGCGGTTCGGGCCGCTCGCCTTCCAGACACTGACGAGGTTCCTGGGCGGCGAGGCCATCCCCGACAAGGTCATCATCTCCGACCGCGAGTACGACGCCTCCAACGCCGAGCAGTCCGTGTCCTCGGCGTTCTGA
- a CDS encoding LamG-like jellyroll fold domain-containing protein, which yields MYAPRSPGTARPRGPASAIGLALVLLAVLFVPAGASAVPAPRPEAQTQLTTPWTHEVSPANALPDYPRPQLTRSRWQNLNGSWQFAEASPGDAPPAGRDLADRILVPYPVESALSGIQRHVDHMWYRRTFTVPRSWHGDRLLLHFQAVDYQSAVYVNGVRVATHTGGYDSFTADVTGALKGAGPQEVIVGVDDTTDIDGQPVGKQRQAGDGIFYTPSSGIWQTVWMEPVAAAHIDRLDTTPDLAGGALKLTVRASGVTSQTVEATAYAGYRKVGQVRGRAGASLMLPVPHPHLWSPDDPYLYTLKVRILDGHRSVDAAGSYFGMRSIGLGKGPDGKVRTLLNGRFVMQVGTLDQGFWPDGIYTAPTDAALRFDLEAHKRLGFNMVRKHVKVEPDRWYYWADRLGLLVWQDMPSTFASHAPAASVKEPFEAQLHALVDQHRSHPSIITWVPFNEGWGEYEPGRIVSEIKAWDPSRLVNADSGVNCCDSLPDNGEGDIYDNHTYVGPGAPGQQGARAAVDGEYGGLGLRVDGHMFDPENGFAYEMEPDAATLTRRYTELQGQLLQVEKRCGVSASVYTQITDVEDELNGMYTYDRRVLKPGADQVRAANLALIKASGSVGEGGGTTYPPGTPGLDGVAFYPLDEGSGTVAGDGAGRHDATLVNGPVWTDGHSGSALRFNGSDQYADTGAAILDTTGNYSVSAWVKLERLGSFATAVSQDGDTNSAFYLQYSGADDRFAFSFAGVRALAPTAPQTGQWYHLVGVRDAASGTLTLYVNGQRAGSAPACLGDASTGHTVIGRGRFGGNPVDYWPGAIDQVHVYDRALSADEAGRLYQSGK from the coding sequence TTGTACGCGCCGCGATCCCCCGGAACGGCCCGCCCTCGTGGCCCGGCCTCCGCCATCGGCCTCGCCCTCGTGCTCCTGGCCGTCCTCTTCGTGCCGGCGGGAGCGTCGGCCGTGCCCGCGCCCCGGCCGGAGGCGCAGACCCAGCTGACGACGCCGTGGACCCACGAGGTCTCCCCCGCGAACGCCCTGCCGGACTACCCGCGCCCGCAGCTGACGCGTTCCCGCTGGCAGAACCTCAACGGCAGCTGGCAGTTCGCCGAGGCGTCCCCGGGCGATGCACCTCCGGCGGGCAGGGACCTGGCGGACCGGATCCTCGTCCCGTACCCGGTGGAGTCCGCGCTGTCCGGGATCCAGAGGCACGTCGACCACATGTGGTACCGCCGGACGTTCACCGTGCCGCGCTCGTGGCACGGCGACCGGCTGCTGCTGCACTTCCAGGCCGTGGACTACCAGTCCGCCGTCTACGTCAACGGCGTCCGGGTCGCGACGCACACCGGCGGCTATGACTCCTTCACCGCCGACGTGACCGGCGCGCTGAAGGGCGCGGGCCCGCAGGAGGTCATCGTCGGCGTCGACGACACCACCGACATCGACGGCCAGCCGGTCGGCAAGCAGCGCCAGGCCGGCGACGGCATCTTCTACACGCCGTCCTCGGGCATCTGGCAGACCGTGTGGATGGAACCGGTGGCCGCCGCGCACATCGACCGGCTCGACACGACACCCGACCTGGCCGGCGGCGCACTCAAGCTGACCGTACGGGCCTCCGGCGTCACGTCACAGACCGTCGAGGCCACCGCGTACGCCGGGTACCGGAAGGTCGGGCAGGTGCGGGGCCGGGCCGGCGCTTCGCTCATGTTGCCCGTGCCGCATCCCCACCTGTGGAGCCCCGACGACCCGTACCTGTACACGCTGAAGGTGCGGATCCTGGATGGGCACAGGAGCGTCGACGCCGCCGGGTCGTACTTCGGGATGCGCTCGATCGGCCTCGGCAAGGGCCCGGACGGCAAGGTGCGTACCCTCCTCAACGGCAGGTTCGTCATGCAGGTCGGCACGCTCGACCAGGGTTTCTGGCCGGACGGCATCTACACCGCGCCGACCGACGCGGCGCTCCGCTTCGACCTGGAGGCGCACAAGAGGCTCGGCTTCAACATGGTCCGCAAGCACGTCAAGGTCGAACCCGACCGCTGGTACTACTGGGCGGACCGGCTCGGCCTGCTCGTCTGGCAGGACATGCCCTCGACGTTCGCCTCGCATGCGCCGGCGGCGTCGGTGAAGGAACCGTTCGAGGCCCAGCTGCACGCGCTCGTCGACCAGCACCGCAGCCATCCGTCGATCATCACCTGGGTGCCGTTCAACGAGGGCTGGGGCGAGTACGAGCCCGGCCGCATCGTGAGTGAGATCAAGGCGTGGGACCCCAGCCGTCTCGTGAACGCGGACAGCGGCGTCAACTGCTGCGACTCACTCCCCGACAACGGCGAGGGCGACATCTACGACAACCACACCTACGTCGGGCCCGGCGCGCCGGGCCAGCAGGGTGCTCGCGCGGCCGTGGACGGCGAGTATGGCGGGCTCGGCCTGCGGGTCGACGGGCACATGTTCGACCCGGAGAACGGCTTCGCGTACGAGATGGAGCCGGACGCGGCCACGCTCACCCGGCGCTACACCGAGCTGCAGGGCCAGTTGCTGCAGGTCGAGAAGAGATGCGGTGTCTCGGCGTCGGTCTACACGCAGATCACCGACGTCGAGGACGAGCTCAACGGCATGTACACCTATGACCGCCGGGTGCTCAAGCCCGGCGCCGACCAGGTACGCGCCGCGAACCTCGCGCTGATCAAGGCGTCGGGCTCGGTCGGCGAGGGTGGCGGGACGACGTACCCGCCGGGCACGCCCGGACTCGACGGCGTGGCCTTCTACCCGCTCGACGAGGGCAGCGGCACGGTCGCCGGGGACGGCGCGGGCCGGCACGACGCGACGCTCGTGAACGGTCCCGTGTGGACCGACGGACACTCCGGCTCCGCTCTGCGGTTCAACGGCTCGGACCAGTACGCCGACACCGGCGCGGCCATCCTGGACACGACCGGGAACTACAGCGTGTCGGCCTGGGTGAAGCTGGAGCGGCTCGGGTCCTTCGCCACGGCCGTGAGCCAGGACGGTGACACCAACAGCGCCTTCTACCTGCAGTACTCCGGCGCCGACGACCGGTTCGCGTTCAGCTTCGCCGGCGTACGCGCGCTCGCGCCCACCGCGCCGCAGACCGGGCAGTGGTACCACCTCGTCGGCGTACGTGACGCCGCGAGCGGCACCCTCACGCTCTATGTGAACGGGCAGAGGGCGGGCAGCGCACCGGCCTGCCTCGGTGACGCCTCCACCGGCCACACCGTGATCGGCCGTGGGCGGTTCGGCGGGAACCCGGTCGACTACTGGCCCGGCGCCATCGACCAGGTGCACGTCTACGACCGCGCCCTGTCGGCGGACGAGGCCGGGCGGCTCTACCAATCGGGGAAGTGA
- a CDS encoding sugar ABC transporter ATP-binding protein, protein MADLNAADPLLQVSGIVKRFTGVVALDRVSVRLAPGEVHALVGENGAGKSTLIKVITGVHRPDEGEVRLAGRRVDFAGALGAQRAGIQAVHQEIGLVPSMSVARNLFLGREPRRRFGLIDFGGMHREAERTLAAYGIDVDVRSPLRTLGVGVQQMIALARAVSVDARVVVMDEPTSSLEPREVDTLFGVIGRLRERGISVIYVSHRLDELYRICDGVTVLRDGRVVHQGPLAELDRLRLVSLMLGRPVSDVRTEGVTKFSGSHDAARDTPVIEASGLTRRHVLDNVSLAIRPGEVVGLGGLLGAGRTETAKAIAGALRLDGGRVTVAGAPLRHGSAAAAIRAGVALLPEDRKAEGIIASLSVRENIALAALPRLSRGGVVSEARIDRIVETFMRRLRIKAAGPHQRVAELSGGNQQKVLLARWLATEPKILLLDEPTRGIDVGAKAEVQALIDELAEDGLGVLLISADLEELVEGSDRVVVLKDGTVVGELTGADLTEEGVMTTMAANTGDGVASG, encoded by the coding sequence GTGGCCGACCTGAACGCGGCGGACCCATTGCTCCAGGTGAGCGGCATCGTCAAGCGCTTCACCGGAGTCGTCGCCCTCGACCGGGTGTCGGTCCGCCTGGCGCCCGGCGAGGTGCACGCCCTGGTCGGGGAGAACGGCGCCGGCAAGTCCACCCTGATCAAGGTGATCACCGGCGTCCACCGTCCCGACGAGGGCGAGGTACGTCTCGCCGGGCGGCGGGTGGACTTCGCCGGCGCGCTCGGCGCCCAGCGCGCCGGGATCCAGGCCGTCCACCAGGAGATCGGCCTGGTCCCGTCGATGAGCGTGGCACGCAACCTGTTCCTCGGCCGCGAACCGCGTCGCCGGTTCGGCCTCATCGACTTCGGCGGCATGCACCGGGAGGCCGAGCGCACCCTCGCGGCGTACGGCATCGACGTCGACGTCCGCAGCCCGCTGCGGACGCTGGGCGTCGGCGTCCAGCAGATGATCGCCCTGGCCCGCGCCGTCTCGGTCGACGCGCGGGTCGTCGTGATGGACGAGCCGACGTCCTCCCTCGAACCACGCGAGGTCGACACCCTCTTCGGGGTCATCGGCCGGCTCCGCGAGCGCGGCATCTCGGTGATCTACGTCAGCCACCGTCTGGACGAGCTGTACCGGATCTGCGACGGTGTGACCGTGCTGCGCGACGGCCGGGTGGTCCACCAGGGCCCTCTCGCGGAGCTGGACCGGCTGCGCCTCGTCTCGCTGATGCTCGGCCGTCCCGTCTCCGACGTACGCACGGAGGGGGTCACCAAGTTCTCCGGATCCCACGACGCCGCGCGCGACACCCCGGTCATCGAGGCGTCCGGCCTCACTCGCCGGCACGTGCTGGACAACGTCTCGCTCGCGATCCGGCCCGGCGAGGTCGTCGGCCTCGGTGGCCTGCTCGGCGCCGGCCGTACCGAGACCGCGAAGGCCATCGCCGGCGCGCTGCGGCTCGACGGCGGGCGGGTGACCGTGGCCGGCGCGCCGCTGCGCCACGGGTCGGCAGCCGCCGCGATCAGGGCCGGCGTGGCCCTGTTGCCGGAGGACCGCAAGGCCGAGGGCATCATCGCGTCGCTGTCCGTACGGGAGAACATCGCGCTCGCGGCGCTGCCCCGGCTCTCCCGCGGAGGCGTCGTCTCCGAGGCGCGCATCGACCGGATCGTCGAGACGTTCATGCGGCGGCTGCGGATCAAGGCCGCCGGCCCGCACCAGCGGGTCGCCGAGCTGTCCGGCGGCAACCAGCAGAAGGTCCTGCTCGCCCGCTGGCTCGCCACCGAACCCAAGATCCTGCTCCTGGACGAGCCGACCCGCGGCATCGACGTCGGGGCCAAGGCCGAGGTCCAGGCGCTGATCGACGAGCTCGCCGAGGACGGGCTCGGGGTACTCCTGATCTCCGCGGACCTGGAGGAGCTGGTCGAGGGCTCCGACCGCGTCGTGGTGCTCAAGGACGGCACGGTCGTCGGCGAGCTCACCGGAGCCGACCTCACCGAGGAGGGCGTCATGACCACGATGGCGGCGAACACCGGCGACGGGGTGGCGTCCGGATGA
- a CDS encoding class I SAM-dependent methyltransferase, translated as MDDDALLAEQLAYYKAGAAEYDRQYAEYEGLRKLLAVVDELPIAGDVLELACGTGQWTSRLAPRARSVTAVDASAEVLALARARTAASPAVRFVQADLFAWRPPRRYDTVFFAFWLSHVPPARLPAFWNTVAAALAPGGKAIFVDNGPAIAAEEEVLADQPAPAVLRRLDDGSEYRVVKVFHDVRPLTDDLTALGWSVRIRSMAGDFIGVAEPPRPSRR; from the coding sequence ATGGATGACGACGCTCTCCTGGCGGAGCAGCTGGCCTACTACAAGGCGGGCGCGGCCGAATACGACCGGCAGTACGCCGAGTACGAAGGCCTGCGGAAGTTGCTGGCCGTCGTCGACGAACTCCCGATCGCCGGTGACGTGCTGGAGCTGGCCTGCGGAACGGGCCAGTGGACCTCGAGGCTTGCCCCGCGGGCGCGTTCGGTGACGGCAGTGGACGCCTCAGCCGAAGTGCTGGCCCTCGCCCGCGCGCGTACCGCAGCCTCCCCCGCCGTTCGGTTCGTCCAGGCCGACCTGTTCGCGTGGCGGCCGCCACGACGCTACGACACCGTCTTCTTCGCCTTCTGGCTCTCCCATGTCCCGCCGGCGCGGCTGCCCGCCTTCTGGAACACCGTCGCCGCCGCGCTCGCGCCGGGCGGCAAAGCGATCTTCGTCGACAATGGCCCCGCCATAGCCGCGGAAGAGGAAGTCCTGGCGGACCAGCCGGCCCCGGCGGTGCTGCGCCGGCTCGATGACGGCAGTGAGTATCGCGTCGTGAAGGTCTTCCACGATGTCCGGCCGCTCACGGACGACCTCACGGCGCTGGGGTGGTCGGTCCGGATCCGGTCCATGGCCGGGGACTTCATCGGCGTCGCGGAACCGCCGAGGCCATCGCGGCGATGA